Within Wyeomyia smithii strain HCP4-BCI-WySm-NY-G18 chromosome 2, ASM2978416v1, whole genome shotgun sequence, the genomic segment agattgaacatgctgttcaaaagttatggaaagaaacgtgttctgaagacaatttaatctcactcatgtttctcaaatctgactggaccgatttttataaaatcagtgtcatatggaaagtattgttgccccataaaaccctgttgatttttttttgcaaacggattattacttattactttgcCAAGTTCGGTTCAACCATTCAAAAGATACATTAACGAACAATTCGGAGATAGCCACATCAGAAGTCTCGGGTGAAAATGGCGTCGGACACCGGTTTTCAGTTTCTGGACATAATCTGGGttgtaaaaaatattaatattggGGAGTATTCAACACAAATTGTTAGTTTCATATCACGTCTTCAAGAAAGTTGCAGTAATGTATTCAAAAATAGCGTTTGATATCGTATTTGGTCCTTAGACATTCTAattccgaaaatatccatatgaCAGGGTATATAATAGGTTTTCGTAAATTTTCTGAAAGCCGCCATCTTAAATTTCAACATTTCGTTGAATGCCAATTTACGGCTTTAGATATGgctctggttccgaaaatattcgataattttctttaattttacCTAGTTTTCGAGAAGCCGGAAGTCATCAActtgaattaaaaaattacGTTGAACATCGGTATTTGGCCTTAGGATATCTTAGGAAcccaattttgaaaaaaaaatccatattGCATCTGATCCGATTTTCGCAGAgtttcagaaaccagaaatcgccattttatatttcaaaacaaaacgTTCATTCTACAATTTCATACGGCTCCTAGAAACTAAAAGTCGCAAACGATTTAGAAATGGTGTCGAACATCATGTTTTAGTCTCTGGACTTCAACTTCCGGTATTTAGACATGACAGAGGGCCTGAAAATCATGtcgttctaatgaattatattaaTGCTAGctaaacatttaaaaaagtcctatctgctttcatcgtctttccggagcgtctttttattttggtaattgggcagctttagtaactctcccaagcgtggttttcgttcagaaggctagagtgatccctccgctatcaatttgtgcaaataacgtgtcataaaaagtgtttaataagttgtggtgattgaatgaaagtgatcgatcgaAAAATCGATCGAAGCggataggtccttttgaaatgtttctctagaattgCTAAATGTAAATGCTGCCTATTTTTCAACATCTTTTAgaagaatttcaatatttttgatctgTTAACGATATTTTAGTTGATTTCAAAATACTATTTAAAAAGCATATATTTTTTGCCTCAGGAAAGAGGAGTTTAACTCCTGACTGTAACTCTTCTAGCTCTAAGAATGCAAAAGGGAACCAGACACaatataatgataataatacaaTTGATAGTTTTTTCTACACCCTATTAATTCTGGTCTGACGGATGCGACATAAAACTCTTCCTATTAGCCCTATATGTAGGCCTGAGCCCTGTAACTTCCACTTCGAATCAGAATCAGATGCTGATCTGATTTGATCGGAATCGCTATTATAGTTTTTATCAAACAGAACTCAGTACATATACTAACTCTGACTAGATTGCTCCTGATTAAAATGtagatttttttgtattttgctcTAGTTTGTAGTTTGTCGAAACGCTGTGTAcaagcaatatttttaaattgaaaggcACGGTTGAACTGGTTAGAAACACAAtttcatttttctcattttagtCGTTTAGgttagaatttttttaattcatgttTTACTTTGATTGTAATAAGTTCACGTAAATTTATCGTTCTTACGTACATCCCTCAAACGAAATATCTCATCAGCTGTCTTAGCCTGGACGTAAATTTACTTTTCCCCCGGTGCGCAACAGCGTTTTTCACCATCTGTCGGTACCAATCGCGTAAAACTCTCTTCCTAATTGGTACAAACAAGTTAGCTGAAATGATAAATCTTTCCGGCTTAATCCTTTGAGACCACTCTGAATACACAAACAATTCCCGAAAACGCAACAAGTCACGAGGATTGCGTTTGTGAGATTCGCATCGCAGCCGGAGCACCTGTGATATGACACTCTTCCGGCGCGATTAAGATGACGAGTCACAAACCGCCACCGGGGATGTACCAATTTATCAGGGATTTGTTAGACGTGGGCTTAAGCTACATTTGACGACAACAAGCGAGAAAAAGGAAGCAATCTTTTTGGAAGCACTCTACACACCAGGATTAGTATGTCCAATGCGTATGACTCCAGCTGCTCCACTTAAGACGGAAAGGTGTGAAACAAGCCTCCCCAAGCCCTAACAGGATCGGTCAACAAAAGGTGTGTTGACGCAAATGGTATGCTTTCGATGATGCGAGTAACGCAAGCAGGTTGTTTTTGCCATGCTCCGCTGACCGGATCATCTTGCAAATTGATTTATAAAATGCATGCTGTTTTTTTATAAGATtgatatttgttaaaaaaatcaatagctaaGGATGAATAGCCCAAGGTTGGTCGCTCCAGCCTTTGTAGTATCGAACCATGACGAATTGGTGGAGgttaaatcaaattcaaatataTTACACGGCAACGGGAAAAAATCTTAGCCGAATCGCATGACTCTTAAATGTGCCTGACGTGTGATCCGAGAAGAAAAATCTGATTGTATCCAGATAAATCAACATTATAGCACCTCTGACTGCAGTCAAGCTCAGAGTAAGGTTTTACGATTTAGTTTCAAAGACACACAGCAAATCGTTGGAAAATTTGGCGCTGTGGCGCTAATTAACTTCGTTTCACTGCTGCAGCAGTTTAACTGCTACATCcatgacaaaaaaaaagctgTGAATTTCTCGCATCGCTGGGTTAATAAGAAAATATATCTCGAGCGTGATAACAAATGATTAGTACAAGGTCGACAATCAATAATAAATTTCTGCCTCTTTTTTCTCACTATATTGGGAAGAAAGTAGGCGGGTTTTGGCCATAATATGTCATGTATAAAAGAAATGCATAGTTACAAAACAGTTTGCTGAATAAAACCAATCGTTTATACTGAAGGATCaacatatctttttttttttaatatttgagGGTGTAGTTTTTCACATCTTGTAGCGTTATTCTTTGGCAGAAATGTGGTATAACATTTTCTTCTACATTTGATCATCAAAATTGAAAGTTGTTGGAAATaagtaaaacaaaacaaaataaaaaattaaaacttctTAAACATTGAACTATTAATAATAGTTCTGAAGTTGTTTtattgaagaattttttttctcagtaTATATTTTCCTTCAACATTGCGATTTTAAAATCTACAAcactatttcaatcaaacaCACCATTTTTACCATATtctatttttaatattattttgagaacGCAAACTGAATTggtgaaaaaatattataaaattagggtaatctcagtacctatattcatctcatcacgcctttttgatcaatttatcgtcaaattttatcatattttcaacgtaaaactttcaactacttgacaaaatcgagaagcaaatagatttgctttcaaaaaattgtagaaatttaACGGTatattgagatgaataatggagcgattaccctacatCTCTATCAAAATCAAACATTCAGATTATTCAACTTGCTGATTGATCTGAATCAAAGTAAGTAATATGAAATgtttaaattttcgaaaaaacgaGCACCCCCAgcaataaaaataatcaaaataatgtTTGAAGTTGCGGTTTCAGGCAAAAAAGTTTATTTCTTTCCTAATTTATATAATTGTGACTATCATCAAATGTTAACCACTTAGTCATGAATCAAGATGTTCTCATGACATTTGTCTAAAATATAAGGATACAAACTAAACTCACCCAGAATTACACTGCCAGAACGCTGCTCAGCAACGCAAATGTCAACCGTCTGGCGgcagcaaatttaaaaaaaaggaagcACGGTACACTTTTTCACCAGCAACAAATTCCACCTGTTCTACCGTGCTCTAAATCCGTGCATCCAAAATGCTAACGATCACTCTTTATAATTGCTACCGAGCTCAGCTTGATCTCCACCCGCCTGCGTTCCTTCGCCTTAATTATCTGCGGTGTCCCCTTTTATTCCACACCAGCACTGCCCTACAATGTATTGGAATCTACGTTCTATTTCACACCACGGACTTCAGCAACAATTTCCCGCCCACCAGGATTCACCGGGCGCGATCCGATCGGCCGAATCGTCCAAACTCCAAAACTTCAAACGGTCGCTGGCCAAATTCTCACGGTTTACCACCCGATCAATCACACACCGAACAAGAATATTAGCAGCAGCGAAAATAATAACAACCCGGCACGGGcagatataaaaaaatatatttcaaaattttccactttttcccGATCCACTTGGCTGACGTTGAAAAATATAATCGAATAAAGTCCAaccgaccaaaaaaaaatcttccaatGCAACTCGTCTTCCGAAATCTGAACCCTCAACCTGTCTGCTTCTACACGCGCGAGCAAGCAACGAAAATCACACTGAACAACGCGAACGTTCGAAACGAACTGACGGTTGACTGTTCAATGAAATAAGTCGAGACTCGCTCGAGTCTGAACGGAGCAGCAACGCGTTCACAGCTCTACCGGCAACCCGAACGAAAACAGATCCGAACGCATGGAAGCGCGCGCAATCCGATATCAGCTGATCGCTAGTAGGCGACGTGAAACGGGCAAGCGTGCATCAGGTGTAACAAACAACAACCGTTCGAACATACGTGCGAGAGAAAACCGGTACCACGAATTTCTTTGCCGTTATCAGGCGCGGCTGCTTCGAAATTGTAAACAGAGAATATTTCTGTGAGAGAGCACGAGCAGCGCAGTACAGTGGTGCCGATTTTTGTCAGTTATATGTACAGAGTCTCAAAGAAAGTAAATTAACCCTTAGTTGAACACAAGAGTTTAATTTGAGCCTAAAAGTGGCTTTGGACAGCTAAGTAAAAATGAGTTACAGAATCAGTGATTTatagaaaaaagttaaaggctATTTTAAATCGCTGTGATTACGGCTTAGCAGTctttaaataaatttagaacGACACGGTTTTAATTCGTCCCGACGTTTCAACGCTTGGTTTGcgtctttttcaagggaaactgGTAAAAAAGAagacaaacatattttaaacatttagaaACTCACAATAATTTTGGTCGAACCATGTCAAGTTGTTTGTTCACTAAACTAGTTGTCATTTACACATATAGTTGGTCATAATCAGTAACATCACTAAACATAACGAAAAACAAAGTTACAATTATAAACAGTTGTCGGTATTGGCAGTCACAAACAATTTCAAACCTTATCACATATAGTACACTAAGTGGCGGGTAAATGTCGGATTTCAGTGTCGGATAAGTATGGCAGTTATTCTGCttctattgagcttgagctatCTGGCATATTGTTTGATTCTGTGTGGTTTAGTTTGTGTAATATGCCGGCATAGGCTGTGTTGAGGTTGTCTATGTCAACTCGTCTGTTTACTGTGTTGGGTGTGCAATAGATATGACACATCTCCAAAAATGGCAGATGGTGTGAGTTCGGGGCTCTATCTAGTATGTGAGTCTTGTCGAAATTGAAACTGTGTTTGGTGTTGATACAATGTTCGATTAATGCTGTCTTTTCTCTTAGCTCTCTTAGTTCGttgttttgtgtgtttgtgtcgGTGTTCGCTTCCAAAATTTTGGCCAGCTTGTTTACATGCGATGTGTGTCCGGATAATCTGGTTTTCAATTTGTTCGTGGTCATTCCGATGTAGCAGTTGCTGCAGTCATTGCATGGTATTTTATAAATAATGTTTGAGTTGTCGAATTTGTTTATAGGGTCCTTTACGTAACTATGGAATTTGCTAACGGTGGAATTGATTCTGGTGGCGATGGTCAAATTGGGGAATTGTCTTCGGAAAGATTTGATGAGTCGATCAGTGAGCTTGGGGATGTAAAGCAATGATCGATACATGGCTTCGTTAGGCTGTTGATCCGGTGCAGTTGTTGTTGGTTCGCTGTTAGTGTTAAGGTGAGCTGTGGTATGCTGTTGGTGGCTGGTGGCTGCTGGTCGACAGGTGATGATGGTTCAGTTGGGTGGCTGTTGTTGGTTGGTGGCTCCAAGACGATAGGTGGTGATGGTTCAGTTTGGCGCGATGTTGGAACGTGTAACGCTGAGTCTGATGTATGAACGAACTGTGTTGGGTGGGCCTTGCGGTGTTTTCCGTGGTACTCGTTAATGAGTCTGGATACTAGAGTTGCCGGGTAGCAGTTTGATTTCAGTTGTTGGTGAATGATACTGCTAGTGTTGTGGGTGGTTAGTGACTTCACTCGATGAATGAAGTTATTGGCGACGTTAATTTTGTGCTTGTACTGATGAAATGAGTAGAAGTTAAGCATTCTTCCCGACGCAATGGGCTTGCAGTACCAATCGGTCGTGATAGATTGGTTTTCATTTCGAGTAACCATCATATCAAGAAAAGGAAGTTTCCGATCCTGTTCGATCTCGATGGTGAATTGAAGGCGTTGTTCCTGGCGGTTAAAAACCTCTAACACTGtttcaatacaattttttgGTATTGCAAGGAACAGGTCGTCAACATATTTACGTAAGAAAGGGACGTCAAAAGGTAATTCTGCAAGCGCTCTTGTTATGATGTCTTCTAGTACTATGTCTGCCAAAACGGGGGACAAGGGGCTCCCCATAGCTGTACCatagatttgaaaataaaatttgctgtCGTACCTGAAATAGCTGGCTTCCATGCAAAATTGGACAATTTCCAAGAAGAGGCTAAGTGTTATGTtggtttttacttttttccatCGTTCGGTGATAGACGTGATGACCTGCTGTCTGGGAACGTTGGTGAATAGTGAGACTACGTCCAGGGAAACCATTATGTAGTTCTCTGGGAGAATGATTGTTTTTAACTCTTTGCATAATTCAAAGGAACTGAAAGTGTTGTAGCGGCTGGTGAGCGAAGTGCTTAGGATGTTGGCGATGTATTTGCATAACTTGTAGGTGGGGGCTGAGTAGTTGGGTACCACTGGACGAAGAGGAAGGTTGTTCTTGTGCGCTTTCGGCTGTCTGTATATTCTGGGGCAGGTAGAGTTGTAAGTTTTAAGACTTTTAGCTGTTTTCTGGTCTATGAGTTTCAGGTTGAGGAGTTGAGTAGCAAAATTGTTGTTCTTTTGTTGCAATCCACTAGTGGGGTCTCTTGGCACTTTGCGGTATGTTTGTTCATCTTCAACAAGAGTGCGCATTTTGTCTTGGTAGTCTTTGGTGTACATTATTACGGTACGATTTCCTTTGTCGGATGACAGTATCAAAATCTCGGGATGCGCTTTTAGGAAATTGCCAGTGACTTTTTGAGCCGTTGAGCACCATCTACCAAGTGGTTCTAAGGCGTCAACTTGGGATCCAAAGCCATGAATGAAGTTTAGTATGATGTTGGTGGCTTGACATCGGGTGGTGTCCTGTATCCGTTTATCTTGGTGTGATTGGATAATGTTTTCCACGTCGCACATAACGTGAAATAGTGGTATATGTGACAGTTTAGTGACAGGAAAGGCAAATTTTGGACCGAGACTTAATAGAGTTATAGTTTCGGCGGGTATCTGTAGGCTGGTTGCATTCGTAATCGCTTTTTCATTCACTTGCATGTCTGTCGGCGGAGCGTGCATGGAAGCGTATATGTTTCTCAATTTGCTGGATGTTACCTTGTTTCTAAGGCATAGAGTGTTTTGGAAAGCGATGGTTTGAGTGTCAAAATACTGTGAGGCTGCTTCTTCTCCTATCATCGTGGTGAGGGTTTCCCGGGAGTGCTGGATGGAACGTTTCAGGGAGGTGATTTGGTGGTACGTCTGTCTGATTTCATCATTCAGAACTGCTTTTTTGAACTTAATGATGATGGtgtttattttgttcaaaaatgGTCCATTGTGCACTAGCATTTCATGTACACATTTGAAATTTCTGGTTCTGATTCTTTTGATTCTGTGTGGTTTagtttgtgtgtttgtgtagGCCGGCATATTACACAAACTAAACCACACAGAATCAAACAATATGCCAGatagctcaagctcaatagaaGCAGAATAACTGCCATACTTATCCGACACTGAAATCCGACATTTACCCGCCACTTAGTGTACTATATGTGATAAGGTTTGAAATTGTTTGTGACTGCCAATACCGACAACTGTTTATAATTGTAACTTTGTTTTTCGTTATGTTTAGTGATGTTACTGATTATGACCAACTATATGTGTAAATGACAACTAGTTTAGTGAACAAACAACTTGACATAGTTCGACCAAAATTATTGTGAGTttctaaatgtttaaaatatgtttgtctATTTTTAAATACAATTCTTTTTTACcagtttcccttgaaaaagacgCAAACCAAGCGTTGAAACGTCGGGACGAATTAAAACCGTGTCgttctaaatttatttaaagACTGCTAAGCCGTAATCACAGCGATTTAAAATACCTCTACAGTCGACCTCTCAACGAACAAGTTAAAGgctatgtgcttgagtgcacaaacgtaggcttgacgtgggacatttgtgggtgtaaagatttaaatctgccatagccatagtatataacacacactaaacgtacaaataccaaacacaacaatccatgaacacttcacaaaaaacacatacacctgtcataaaccatagcatacaaactaataggaaaaataattaacttgttgcctataaaagtattctgtcatgaataaatttacctcggatgaatgcatttttgcacacacatacacgttatacacacactactcacaagcactcgctcctcagacacacccacgctacttacacacacatacacgccacttacatacacacgccacttacacacatacaaacacacacgtcgctcacacatacatatacgtcacacacacacattcacacacacacacaaacacacaaacattgacacacacacaaactttgacacacacacacacaaactttgacacacacacaaacattgacacacacacattcacacacacgtcactcacacacacattcacacacacacatcactcacacacacattcacacaaacacacaaacattgacacacacacaaacaaacattgacacacacacaaatattgacacacacacaaacattgacacacacacaaacatcgacacacaaacattgacacacacacacaaacatcgacacacaaacattgacacacacacaaacatcgacacacacacaaacattgacacacacacaaacatttacacacacacacaaacattgacacacacacacacacacaaacattgacacacacacattaacacacatacacagtcacacacacacacacattcacacacacattcacacacacattcacacacactcacacatacacattcacacacacacattcacacacacacatacacattcacccttacacacattcacacacacacacacatacacactacccttacacacacacacatacacattcaCCCTTACACACATTCActtacacacattcacacacacacacatacacacacatacacacacatacacatacatacacacacatacacacacatacacacacatacacacacatacacacacatacgcacccacatacacacacacatacacacacatatacacacgctaacgctactcagacacacac encodes:
- the LOC129720458 gene encoding uncharacterized protein LOC129720458 translates to MIGEEAASQYFDTQTIAFQNTLCLRNKVTSSKLRNIYASMHAPPTDMQVNEKAITNATSLQIPAETITLLSLGPKFAFPVTKLSHIPLFHVMCDVENIIQSHQDKRIQDTTRCQATNIILNFIHGFGSQVDALEPLGRWCSTAQKVTGNFLKAHPEILILSSDKGNRTVIMYTKDYQDKMRTLVEDEQTYRKVPRDPTSGLQQKNNNFATQLLNLKLIDQKTAKSLKTYNSTCPRIYRQPKAHKNNLPLRPVVPNYSAPTYKLCKYIANILSTSLTSRYNTFSSFELCKELKTIILPENYIMVSLDVVSLFTNVPRQQVITSITERWKKVKTNITLSLFLEIVQFCMEASYFRYDSKFYFQIYGTAMGSPLSPVLADIVLEDIITRALAELPFDVPFLRKYVDDLFLAIPKNCIETVLEVFNRQEQRLQFTIEIEQDRKLPFLDMMVTRNENQSITTDWYCKPIASGRMLNFYSFHQYKHKINVANNFIHRVKSLTTHNTSSIIHQQLKSNCYPATLVSRLINEYHGKHRKAHPTQFVHTSDSALHVPTSRQTEPSPPIVLEPPTNNSHPTEPSSPVDQQPPATNSIPQLTLTLTANQQQLHRINSLTKPCIDHCFTSPSSLIDSSNLSEDNSPI